One genomic region from Rhodothermales bacterium encodes:
- a CDS encoding MBL fold metallo-hydrolase produces the protein MLLVLGVGQDGGVPQTGSHAHPGWTDPSRAERVVSLGLVDPVSGETWMFEATPDFRHQWYALDQFAAAAATQFSADSATRTPRRAPDGIFLTHAHMGHYTGLMFLGHESMGADSVPVHAMPRMATYLSEHGPWSQLVRYGNIRLSPLVADSTIVLNERLRVTPFLVPHRPEFSEVVGYRIDGPSRSALFIPDIDSWAEWDSWGVLLEDMLASVDIAYLDATFFADGEIPGRDMSGFPHPFITTTMERLATAADTTRGKVRFIHLNHTNPALIAGSPEWQSVISAGFHIAETGETVGL, from the coding sequence ATGCTACTTGTTCTGGGCGTGGGGCAGGACGGTGGTGTCCCGCAGACCGGCAGCCACGCCCACCCCGGATGGACCGATCCGTCCCGTGCTGAACGCGTGGTCTCGCTGGGACTCGTCGACCCGGTCTCCGGAGAAACCTGGATGTTCGAGGCGACGCCGGATTTCAGGCACCAGTGGTATGCCCTTGACCAGTTCGCTGCCGCTGCCGCTACACAGTTTTCCGCGGATTCGGCTACGCGGACGCCCCGGCGCGCCCCCGATGGCATTTTCCTGACCCACGCGCACATGGGCCACTACACCGGACTCATGTTCCTCGGACACGAATCGATGGGCGCCGACAGTGTGCCCGTTCACGCTATGCCCCGCATGGCCACGTACCTGTCCGAACATGGTCCATGGAGCCAACTGGTGAGGTACGGCAATATCCGGCTCTCTCCGCTGGTCGCCGATTCGACCATCGTACTCAACGAACGGCTCCGCGTCACACCGTTCCTGGTCCCCCACCGTCCCGAATTCTCAGAGGTTGTGGGTTACCGGATTGATGGTCCGTCCCGCAGCGCCCTGTTCATTCCGGACATCGATTCCTGGGCGGAGTGGGATTCCTGGGGCGTTCTCCTGGAGGACATGCTGGCATCGGTGGACATCGCGTATCTCGACGCCACCTTCTTCGCCGACGGGGAAATTCCGGGGCGTGACATGAGCGGCTTCCCGCATCCGTTCATCACCACGACCATGGAGCGACTGGCGACAGCCGCAGACACGACCCGCGGAAAGGTCCGCTTCATCCACCTGAACCATACGAATCCGGCGCTGATCGCCGGTTCGCCTGAATGGCAATCGGTGATCAGCGCCGGATTCCATATCGCCGAGACGGGCGAAACGGTGGGATTGTAA
- a CDS encoding SDR family oxidoreductase gives MNLGLQDRTALVTGASSGLGRATAIALAREGVRVGICSRNSVRIHTAAVSVADAAGVSRDRVLPLVCDVTDEAAIHTAVDEVVSTYGGLDILVCNAGGPPAGTVDDFNADDWRMALELNLVSTINLTRAALPHLRAAAARPDGLARILMITSLSAKQPVAGLYLSNVSRAGVQGFAKSLSEELGPEGITVNTILPGYTRTDRLTDLATSLSERRQVTMAEVEDGWAAMAALRRIGTEQEFAAAAAFLVSRPAGYITGVALPVDGGAIKSLL, from the coding sequence ATGAACCTCGGACTCCAGGATCGTACAGCACTCGTCACCGGCGCCAGCAGCGGACTGGGTCGTGCCACGGCCATCGCATTGGCCCGTGAAGGGGTCCGGGTGGGCATCTGCTCCCGGAATTCGGTGCGCATCCATACCGCCGCCGTGAGCGTGGCCGATGCAGCGGGCGTCTCCCGGGACCGCGTATTGCCCCTCGTGTGCGATGTTACCGACGAGGCGGCCATCCACACCGCCGTGGATGAGGTCGTTAGCACGTACGGAGGCCTGGACATCCTGGTCTGTAACGCTGGCGGTCCTCCGGCTGGTACCGTGGATGACTTCAATGCGGACGACTGGCGAATGGCCCTCGAACTGAATCTCGTGAGCACCATCAACCTGACCCGGGCCGCCCTTCCGCACCTGCGAGCGGCCGCTGCCCGGCCGGATGGACTCGCGCGCATCCTCATGATCACCTCCCTGTCGGCAAAGCAGCCCGTTGCCGGACTCTACCTCTCGAACGTTTCGCGCGCCGGGGTCCAGGGGTTTGCCAAGAGCCTGTCCGAAGAACTCGGTCCGGAGGGAATCACCGTCAACACCATCCTGCCCGGATACACCCGGACCGACCGTTTGACCGATCTGGCGACCTCCCTGTCGGAACGCCGGCAGGTCACCATGGCTGAGGTGGAAGACGGGTGGGCCGCGATGGCTGCGCTGCGCCGGATTGGCACCGAACAGGAATTTGCTGCCGCGGCTGCATTCCTGGTAAGCCGACCGGCAGGATACATTACCGGCGTGGCGCTCCCCGTGGACGGCGGCGCCATCAAGTCCCTTCTGTAG
- a CDS encoding c-type cytochrome, producing the protein MKALKLTLRILGVLVILLLIAGVALFMRGSSAVSKTYEAPVDTIALSGDSATLALGEYIVRSHGCQDCHGANLSGTVMVDAPPFLVAASNLTPGAGGIGTTYTDADWIRTIRHGVKPNGAGTWVMPSEAYYYLNDRELGALVSYLKQLPAVDNTLPATEIRPMGRVIAGMDAKFRPTSELITGAPRLEGREPGPTAEWGEYRASVMCVVCHGQGLTGAQPPNPDAPFAPDLRMAASWSLDDFKSALRTGVTPDGRELDPEFMPWTALGQLSEDEMTAIHLYLQTL; encoded by the coding sequence ATGAAAGCACTCAAATTGACGTTACGCATCCTCGGCGTACTCGTCATTCTGCTGCTGATTGCGGGCGTGGCGCTGTTCATGCGCGGATCGTCGGCCGTCAGCAAGACCTATGAGGCCCCGGTCGATACGATTGCCCTGTCCGGCGATTCCGCGACGCTTGCACTCGGGGAATACATTGTCCGAAGCCACGGATGCCAGGACTGCCACGGGGCCAACCTGAGCGGAACCGTCATGGTCGATGCCCCTCCCTTCCTGGTGGCGGCATCGAACCTGACGCCGGGTGCCGGAGGCATTGGCACGACCTACACGGACGCCGACTGGATCCGAACCATACGCCACGGCGTGAAGCCGAACGGAGCGGGCACCTGGGTCATGCCGTCGGAGGCCTATTATTACTTGAACGACCGGGAGCTTGGTGCCCTGGTTTCCTACTTGAAACAGCTTCCTGCGGTCGACAACACGCTTCCGGCCACGGAAATCCGACCCATGGGCCGCGTCATTGCGGGCATGGATGCCAAGTTCCGGCCGACGTCCGAACTGATTACGGGGGCTCCCCGTCTGGAAGGCCGAGAGCCCGGCCCGACCGCTGAGTGGGGCGAATACCGGGCTTCCGTCATGTGCGTGGTGTGCCACGGGCAGGGCCTGACCGGCGCCCAGCCACCAAATCCGGATGCCCCGTTTGCTCCGGACCTGCGTATGGCGGCCTCGTGGTCGCTTGATGATTTCAAGTCGGCCCTTCGCACGGGGGTAACGCCGGACGGGCGTGAATTGGACCCCGAATTCATGCCCTGGACGGCGCTCGGTCAGTTGTCGGAGGATGAAATGACCGCCATCCATCTGTACCTGCAGACGCTGTAG
- a CDS encoding RidA family protein, which translates to MRKKELVTERSRVKTKLAPAAIGPYSQAVFVGDTLYCSGQIAIDPTSGHMVTEGIEAETERVLENLRGVLTAAGLSMNHVVACRVYMTDINDYAQVNEVYARYFGENAPAREALQVSALPRDARVEISCVAVR; encoded by the coding sequence ATGCGGAAGAAAGAACTGGTTACTGAACGATCCCGGGTAAAGACCAAGCTGGCACCAGCGGCCATTGGTCCGTACAGCCAGGCCGTTTTTGTCGGGGATACCCTGTATTGCTCCGGTCAGATAGCCATTGACCCCACCAGCGGGCATATGGTGACGGAGGGCATTGAAGCCGAAACGGAACGGGTACTGGAAAATCTCCGCGGCGTATTGACGGCGGCTGGATTGTCCATGAACCATGTGGTGGCGTGCCGGGTCTACATGACCGACATCAACGATTACGCGCAGGTAAACGAAGTGTACGCGCGCTATTTCGGTGAGAACGCTCCCGCCCGTGAAGCCCTGCAGGTATCGGCATTGCCGCGCGACGCCCGGGTGGAAATATCCTGCGTGGCGGTTCGGTAG